In the Sulfurivermis fontis genome, TCGATGATGGTATCGCCGGGCTTGATCCGGCCGCGCGCCTCGGCGCGCTGGATCATGGACAGGGCCGGCCGGTCTTTCACCGAGCCGGCCGGATTGTTGCCCTCCAGCTTCACCAGCAGGGTGTTGGAGGTGTTGCCGGGCAGGCGTTGCAGGCGCACCAGCGGGGTGTTGCCGACGAAGGATTCGAGGGTCGGAAAGTCCATATTTTGACTAATCCTGTGCCAGGGGATTGATTTACCGCGGATTATAAATCAATCCTTGCCAGCACCGGTGATTTCATTACACTTGAACTAAGGAAGGTCTGAATAAGTCCATCCTGGACTTTTCAGACCACGCCAATCGAAAAGCGTGATTTTCGATTGGCTTCATTTTCCAACGACTTATCGTCGTTGGAAAATGGCGGCACATCCCTGTGCCGCGGAAGCTCTGAACTTATTCAGAGCTTCCCTAAAGGATCATCCTAGGGAAAGGAGGAAAGGCATGAACGCCATAATGAAGGTAATCGACCAGGACCTGGCCCTGCAACGCGCCGGCGGCAACGCCCAACTGGCGGCCGAACTCTTCGGCATGTTGTTGCAGGAACTCCCCCAGCAGCGCAGCGCCATCCAGGCGGCCCTGGCCGCGGGTGATTACCCGGCGCTGCAGCATCTCGTCCACAAGCTCAACGGCTCGGCCACCTATTGCGGTGTCCCCGCCCTCAAGGCGGCCGCCGACAGCCTGGAGTCCCGCCTCAAGCGCGGCGAAACCGCGCAGGCCGCCGCAGGCGTCGCCTGCATCGTGGAAGAAATCGATCGGGTGATGCGCCAGGGCGCCTGATCAGGCACGTCCCCTACCGTCGACTTCACGAGAGCCCGGCGAGCCGGGCTCTCGCGTTTCGGGCCCAGAATGCTCAGGCAATATCGATTTCCTTCGCCAGATAAACGTCCTGAATGGCGTTGAGCAACGCCACTCCCTCCTGCATCGGTTTCTGGAAGGCCTTGCGGCCGGAGATCAGGCCCATGCCGCCGGCGCGCTTGTTGATCACTGCCGTGCGAATCGCCTGATGCAGATCGTCCTTGCCCGAGGGGCCGCCGGAATTGATCATCCCCACCCGCCCCATATAGCAGTTGGCCACCTGATAGCGCACCAGGTCGATGGGGTGATCGGTGGTCAGCGTGTCGTAGACGCGGGGATGGGTCTTGCCGAACTTGAGGGCGTTGTAACCGCCGTTGTTCACCGCCTGCTTCTGCTTGACGATGTCGGCGTTGATGGTCACCGCCAGATGGTTGCCCTGGCCGGTGAGGTCGGCGCTTTCGTGATAGTCGGTATCGCCCACCTTGAAGGCGCTGTTGCGCAGATAGGCCCACAGCACCGTCACCATCCCTAGTTCATGGGCCAGGGCAAAGGCCTCGCTGATCTCCATTACCTGGCGACGCGACTCGGGCGAACCGAAATAGATGGTCGCCCCCACCGCCACCGCGCCCAGATCGAAGGCCTGCTGCACCGAGGCGAACAGCGTCTGGTCGTGCATGGCGGGATAGGTCAGCATTTCGTTGTGATTGATCTTCACCAGAAACGGAATCTTGTGGGCATATTTGCGCGCCACGGAACCCAGCACACCCAGAGTGGAGGCCACCGCATTGCAGCCTCCCTCGATGGCGAGGCGCGGGATGTTGTCGGGGTCGAAAAACATGGGGTTCGGCGCGAAAGAGGCGCCGGCCGAGTGCTCCACACCCTGGTCCACCGGCAGGATGGACAGATAGCCGGTGCCGCCCAGGCGGCCGGTATTGAACAGCAGTTGCATGTTGCGCAGTACCGCCGGCGGCCGGTCCTTCAGCGCCATCACGCGATCCACATAATCCGGCCCCGGCAGCTGCAACATTTCCTTTCTGATGCCTTGGCATTGGTGCCCCAGCAGATAGTCGGCCTCGCTGCCCAATTGCGCGATTACATCGGTCATTGCTTCATCTCCTTGCGCGGTTGAATGGCAATCTGCATAAGCATAGGTGCCGCCGTCGAGTTTGCCTGTGGCTTGACCTCGATCCCCGGTTCGTTAAACTGTCGAACGAATCAGAAAATGCAATAAAGCATGTCAGATATCCGAACCCTACTCATCACGCTGCTGCTCGTTACCGCCCTGCCCGCCCATGCCGGCCAGAGCGCGGCGGCCGAACCCGCCGCCGCCAAGACCTGGCGCCTGGCCACCATCTCCGCCATCCGCGACACCCCCGATGGCCGTATCAACGGCATCTGGAATGCCGGCACCCTATTCACCGCCCGCCAGGAG is a window encoding:
- a CDS encoding Hpt domain-containing protein → MNAIMKVIDQDLALQRAGGNAQLAAELFGMLLQELPQQRSAIQAALAAGDYPALQHLVHKLNGSATYCGVPALKAAADSLESRLKRGETAQAAAGVACIVEEIDRVMRQGA
- a CDS encoding class I fructose-bisphosphate aldolase; amino-acid sequence: MTDVIAQLGSEADYLLGHQCQGIRKEMLQLPGPDYVDRVMALKDRPPAVLRNMQLLFNTGRLGGTGYLSILPVDQGVEHSAGASFAPNPMFFDPDNIPRLAIEGGCNAVASTLGVLGSVARKYAHKIPFLVKINHNEMLTYPAMHDQTLFASVQQAFDLGAVAVGATIYFGSPESRRQVMEISEAFALAHELGMVTVLWAYLRNSAFKVGDTDYHESADLTGQGNHLAVTINADIVKQKQAVNNGGYNALKFGKTHPRVYDTLTTDHPIDLVRYQVANCYMGRVGMINSGGPSGKDDLHQAIRTAVINKRAGGMGLISGRKAFQKPMQEGVALLNAIQDVYLAKEIDIA